ATTTCTTCTATTTCTTCTATTTGGGTAAGATTAGAATTTTTTTTAAAAGAAATCCAATTTATAAGAAATGGATAAAAATCTAATAATATTGATATATTTTTTTTATTTTCTATTGAAAAATATTTATTCAAATCTTTACAAACATATTCTAAAGTTATATTAATTTCATCAAGATTTTCTTTTATTGAAGCATTTTCTATATTATTGCTTATCAAATAACTTTCAAATAGGATTAACTGTTCAAAACTTTTATCAACATCAGAAAGAGTTATAAGTTTTGATAAAAAGTAAATCAGCATACACTTATAATAGATAGAATCTTCCTTTTCTAGAAAAAGTTCTATTTTATTAATAATTATAGTAAATTGGAGATTTTCAAATAAACTTAATATATGTCGTAAAAACATTTCATCATTATTCTCAAAACTTATATTTATATCTTCATATAAAATCATAATTACTTTTCTCTCTACGTATAAAGTTATAACGTTTTACTTTTAAATTGGGGAATAGAATTTATTGTAATAACTCCACCATAGATACATGTACACATATCGTTTTTAATTAATATAGGTTTATTATCAATTTTTGTATTCTTTGATCCTGGGGTCCATGTAGCTGCAATATTTGGAATACATGGTGCTGGTGTTGGTGTTCCTAGAGCTGCTGCTGTTGCTGATGCAACTGCAGGATTTGACTGAGTGGTACACATACCGAAAGATTGAATATTTTTCATAGGAAGATAATCACTTATTGTAGCAATACTATCTCCACTAATAGTTCGCCCTTGAGAAGTTACTAGTATTTTTGATGGAGTCATTCCAAAACTACATTTCAAAACTGATCCATTAACAACCATTATTGTCATAAAATTCCTCTACTATTCTAAATCAATAAATCTCATTACAAATTCTTCACTATCTGCTTTGAGTTCACGAATATCATTATTTTCTCTTTCAGTTCTAAGACCAAAAGATTCAGTTTCATTAGAGAAATATTCTAAATAATTATTATTTTTCTCACCAAAAACTTCATATTGAGTATAATTGTTTTTATTATCTTGTTTATTAACTTTAGTATGTAATAATTTAGTTATTCTTAATACTTTAGGAGATATGATTTCTACATAGACAAGATCATTCTCTCTTAGTGGTTTAAAGCTATTTGCTAACATTTTAGTAGAGTCAGCTATTGCAAAAAAACTACTATTTTCATTGTCTAAAACTACTTTTGGAAGTAGGACTTGATATAGTGATGTTGAAATACTATCTTCATCAAAATTAATTTTTTTATTTGTTTTAAGTAAAATAACTTGTTCAATAAATTCTGTTTTTTTCCCATTAGAATCAAAAAAACAATAATCTCTTATACTTTCGTTTTTATTATTACTAGCTATAATTTCTGCCGTTACTTTTAATGGCTTATGCTTCTTATATTTTGGTATTACATCCTGTGCATAACTCTTATTATTTACTACTTTTTTAAATATATATGCTTCTTTAGCTTTTTGAGGAAGATATGAGTCACAAATTGTATCAACAATTTCTTTTTCTTTATTATTAACTGTCAAATTTCGTTTACTAAACTTCACATATTCATAAGGATCAAAATTAATAAAAATTTTATCCTTTATCGGAAAAAAATAGTCTATCTTATCACTATGCATAAAATCTTCTTTTATAGCTAATGACGTATTAAAAAAAAAGTTTGTTTGATAATTGATTTGATTCTTTAATATCATTTTCTTTTCAAAATATTTTTTATTATTCTGAGAAAAATTTATATTTTTTGCTATAAATGGTATGTCAGAATAGATATCTTTATAAAAAGATTCTACCTTATCACATAGATCTAATTTGTTAGTATCATCAGATGTTAGGTTTAGCATAAATCTCTTAAAATTTGGACCATTATATAAATATTTATCTTTTTTATTTAGAATATAATCTTCATTTTTTATAAAATCCCGATCTAATGTTCTTTTTATTGTATATTCTATTTTTTTATCATCATCTTCTTTATCACCCTCTTTTAAATTATATTCACTAGCAAAGTCATCATAATTATAAATAAAAGTCAAATTTGATTTTTTTAGTTCTTCAACAAAAAAGTCATAAAAACTCCTTTTTTTGCTAGTAACAACAAAAATTTGTTTATTAACATCCTGTAAAAGATTATCATCATCATTTATATTACATTTATTATAACTAAACAGATTATCCGAAATTATTTTATATATACTTTTATCTTTATATGCTTTAAGTATTCTATGGTTTTGCCATACTGCTTGCAAAAAATCTTTAAATTGTATTTTTATTTTAAATTCTAAATAGTCTTTATTTTTTTTAAGCTGAACTTTCCTAATTTTTTTATATGTGAATCCTATAAAACTATATTTTTTTATATTGCCATTACCATTGTAGATCTTTATAGTTAATTTTATAGAAAAATTATGTTTAAGTATTTTATTAAAAATATTTTCATCTAAGGATAGAAAAATTATAGCATCAATTTCACCTTTAAATCCCCATGGGTATATATCTATGCATAAATGAGATAATTTCACTATATTTTTAATAGGTTGTTCACTTTCTAAAGAGAACAACTCAAGGTAAACCTCAATTGTATTTTTCATCATGTCTTAAAATTATACATTTAATATCTAAAATAACTCCAGACATATTGTATAGTAGAAAACTCAGCATTTCTTTAAATATATAATTTATCATATACATATATTTTGGTGCAGAATATTCTTTCTTAAGATAAATCAAAAGATTATTATGTTCATATTTGTAGTCAAATATATATTCTAAAAGGCTCTCTTTTTGTTTAGTCAAAAAACAAAACAACTTATCAATTTTTTCAATAAAATTATATTTAGTTACCGATGTTGTTAACCAAATAAGATAATTGATGTCTTCTTTTTTTACCTCTGTTTTTCCTTCATAAAGAGCTTTGACACTAATATTCATCCCTCTTGTAATGTTAGCCTCTATAATAGGTTCACGAAACTCTTTTTCTTCATCTGTTAGAGTACAATATGTTGTAATATGTTGTTTAGATATACTTGGTGATTCTAAATGAATAAGTTTATCAACTAAAGAATAATAATTTTCGATAAGCTTTTCTTTTGTCCCTTCTATATAGTTAATATAACAAGGAATATTATTAGTAGGTAGTTTAAAGTTAGTTTCTCCATCTGAAATAAACTGAGATAGTCCTTCTCGAAATAAATTAAAAACTAAAAATCTATTTGGTAACAAGTTAACTTTATTAAGATTTTCCTTTATTGCTAAGTCTTGTAAAATAATTTCAACTTTATGCACTTCTAAGTTAGAATTAAATCCCATAATCTCCACAGCTTCAAAAACTAATCCCAGGTTTAATTCAGGAGCATTTAGAAAAATTACTCTTTTTACATTTTCTGGAATAGAATATAAAGGATTTCTAACAGTTCCTTTATGCTGAGAAATACAGCCATCTTTATAATGAAGAATAATCTTGCAAGTACATAAATCTAATATTTTACTTTTAATATTATGTAAAAAATAATAATCCTCTTCTTCATTATTTAAATAAAAGGAGAACTTCAATTTTTCAATAGTTGTTGGAACAATATCAAAAACTGCTTTTAATATCATTATGCTAGGTATAAATATAACTTCTGAGGAAATGACATTAAATAAAATATTATCTTCTGAAAGTGGTATACATAAGCTCTGTTTATTTTGAGTGTAAGCATCTATAAGATACATATGCTCCTGATCTTCTAAAATGGTGTAAAAAGGAGTGTCTTTTTTTATAAAAGAACACTCTAATAAACATGTCTTAGGTAAAATAAAATGAAAATTTGGATAATTCTTAGCTAACTTGAAATTAGGAATATCATGAAAGTCTATATTATTTATACTGGTTGTTATTTTATGTATATATTTATTAAGACTTTCAGAATATTTCATTTTTATGTCCTATATTCTATCTATTTATGCTAAAGCCATAGTATTTTCATATAAAACTTGTACTTTTTCTTGAGGATAATTTTCTACAAAAGATCCTTTACTGTCTTCCATAAAAAACATTTCACTAAAATGTAATGTGCATTTTCTAGGTCCATCATTTCGGCTTCCATCTAAAAGGCGGACATCTAATGAAACATGATCATTTTTATTTTTTGCTGAGGCGCTAGTATTTTTTAGTTTAAATTTATAAGTACTATCGACTATAATCTGCTTTTTTTGACCATTTATAGATTCTTGATCTTTATGAAAAGTTAACTCTACTGTTTTTTCTCCATCTGTATTGGGGTTAACAAGTTTTTGTATAGCATCACGTAAAGTTTTTAATTCTTTGTCATTTAGAACTATCGTTTGAATAACAAACATTGCTGTATAGTCATGAGCAATATTTAAAGCTAGCATTTTACCTGCAAATTTTTCTGGCTTATCTGATAAAGGATATAAAACCATATTTTTTGATAAATCTGTACCTGCTATTTTAAAGCCAGTAAGACAAAATCTAGGTCTTTCATCTTTAGGTTTATTTCCAGAATCTTCGCCAACATATAAACTGATGTGATCAGGATTAACTGCTCCAACTGGCATCATATTTGTCTGTGTTATTAATGGTATATTAATCTCCATAAAATACTCCTTTTTTAGGTTTTTCTTTCTTTTTTATTTATTAAAAAGTTGAGGATCTAATCTCGACTCTAGTTTCATTTTTACATTTAATCCTTCAAACTGAATATGTGGCAATATTTCTATAGATGAAGAGTACCATCCAGGCTTTCCTGGCACTGGATTAATATCTACATTAACATATTTAAATGGAAATCTTGCCATTTCCATAATGTTTGGACTTTCTATTATTGTGACATAATTATTAATCCATGAAGTAATAATGTCAGAGATAATATCTTTACTAACAACTGATCCAATTTTTTCTCTAATAACACATTTAATATAATGAGCTATTTTAGAAACACACATTACATAGCTTAAATTGGCTACAAGAGCAGAGTTT
This region of Francisella frigiditurris genomic DNA includes:
- a CDS encoding DUF4280 domain-containing protein, translated to MTIMVVNGSVLKCSFGMTPSKILVTSQGRTISGDSIATISDYLPMKNIQSFGMCTTQSNPAVASATAAALGTPTPAPCIPNIAATWTPGSKNTKIDNKPILIKNDMCTCIYGGVITINSIPQFKSKTL